In Deltaproteobacteria bacterium, the genomic window TTGTCTTCGCCGGACCTTTTTTCAACTTTCTTTTCGCTGTCGTAGCTTTCGCCATCGTCAACAAGGTGGGCATGCCTGCTCTGCTTCCGGAAGTGGGGGAAGAAAAACCGGATTATCCAGCTTTTAAAGCCGGCATCTTGAAAGGCGACCGCATCCTGGAAGCCAACGGATCGCCCCTCAAGCGCTGGGAAGACCTGGCCCAGATTATCCATGAAAGCAGCGATCGCCCGCTACTCCTGAAGGTGGAAAGGGATAAAAAAATCTTTCAGCTATCGGTTACACCGCAGGTTTCGACCCAGAAAAACATCTTCGGGGATGAAGTGCAGGTTGGTTTGATTGGCATTTCTCCTTCCGGCAATTTTTTCACGGAACGTTTCGACCCCTTCACGGCTGTCTATAAAGCCGTTATCCAATCCTGGCGGATCACGGAATTGACCGTTGTCAGCATCATCAAGATCATCGAGGGGAAAATATCTGTCAAGACCATCGGCGGCCCGATCCTCATTGCTCAACTGGCCGGCCAGCAGGCCAAAGCCGGTCCCCTCAGCTTGATTATTTTCATGGCTGTGATCAGTATTAACCTGGTCATCCTCAATGTTTTACCCATCCCCGTCCTGGACGGATGGCACCTGCTCATCTTTCTCATCGAAGGCATCATTGGCAAACCAGTTAGCTTGAAACTCCGCGAGAGGGCCCAGCAGGTCGGAATCTTCCTCATCATCCTGATCATGCTCCTCGTTTTCTATAACGACCTTAGCCGCATCATAGGGACCCAGTAAAAGATGCTCATCCTGGCCGTGGAAACTTCAACCCCGACCGGCAGCGTAGCCTTGGTGGAAGCTCCGCTGGGCGAAAAAAAAATTTGCCCGGAAGTGAAATGTCTGGGCGAGCATACCTTGAACCTTCCAGGTACTCATTCCGAAAAGTTGATGCCGGCCATAGACAACCTGCTGCACGAAGCCTCTTTGTCCATTGACGATATTGGAGGAATTGCTTTGGCGCTGGGGCCCGGATCCTTCACTGGTTTGCGTATTGGAGTTTCCACCGTCAAAGGCCTGGCTTACGCTTTGCAGGTACCGGTAGTTGGCGTACCCACTCTGGACGCTCTCGCCCAAAACCTTTGTTACGCTCCTTCGCTGGTCTGTCCGGTTCTGGATGCCCGGAAGAAAGAGGTGTACGCGGCTTTATTTCGCGGGGATGGAGGGGGTCGATTGGAAAAAATCAGTGAAGATTGGGTCATCGCCCCAGAAGACCTTTGCTCCCGAATCACCGAGAAAGTAATCTTTCTGGGAAACGGTATAGAAGTTTACGGAGAAACCTTCCGGAAAAAGCTTGGCCCCCAAGTCCTCTTTGCTTACCCAGAGTTTTCCCTGCCCCGGGCCGTTCATGTCGCTCGCCTCAGCCTCCCCCAATTCACAAATGGCCGCACCCTAAATCTTTTTTCCTTCACGCCCGTTTACCTCCGCCGCTCGGAGGCCGAGACCCAGTATCAAGCCCAGAAGGAAAACACGTAGGGGTTCATACTTCAGTAATCTTCTTTGCCCATGACTTCCGGGTCAAGCCATTCGCGCCGGATTTTTCGCCGCCGATCTTTCGGAAAATGGAGGATCATCTTAGTCCCTTTCCCCAACCGGCTTTCTACCTGGATTTTTCCTCCTTGCTCCTCCACCGCCCTCCGAACAAAAGTCAACCCTAATCCCACTCGATCCGGTCGGGTAGAAAAAAAAGGGTCGAAGATCAGGCCCAAATTTTTCTGGGAAATCCCCGGCCCCCGGTCAGAAACCGCAACCTCCACCCTCTCGCCGTTGTCCGCCAGGGCTACTTCCACCACTTCTTCTCCCTTCCTTTTCGGGTTAAGCGTGATCGCTTCCAGGCTATTTTGTAAAATATGGGCAAGGGCTCGGGCCATCAAACCCCGGTCGGCGAAAAGTTGTCCGTCTCCCGTCAACCCTTCGGTTTGGCACCTTAAAGCAACCCCTTTCTCCATTGCTTCTTGGGAAAAATTCCGCAGAACGGTCCCTACTACCTCCTGGATATTTTCCCTCTTAGAGACCGACCGGGGAATCTGTACATATTCCTCAACCCTTTGCAGAATCGCTTCTAATCTTCCGGTCTCTTGCAGAATCTGGCTGATGTAAGACCGGCTCTGAGGGGAAAACGGAACCTCCTTCAAAAGCCTTTTGGAATATCCTCCAATCGAAGCAATGGGGTTGCGAAACTGGTGGGCAATCTCTTCCACCATTCGGCCCAAACTCGCCCAACGTTCCGCTTCCAATCTCTCCCGCTCCATATTCTTCAGCCGCTGGATCTCCTGAAAGACAAAAGACAAGAAGACCTCTCCCTTCTCTTTGAAGGCGGAAGTAAACAGATGAACAAAGATTTTCTTCCCGTCTTTCTGCCTTAAAAGAGCCTCTCCGTCAAAACCGTTTTTGTAGCGAGTGAGAAAAATGATATTCGGGAGAAAATAGATCCAGTCTTCCTCCAGAAAAAGAATCCTGATTCGCTGCCCTTCCATTTTGTCGGGGGCATATCCAAAAAAGGACTCCGCCTTCTGGTTGACGTATAGAATTTGGGAATGAACATCGGTGAGCAGGAATGTCGCTGGGATAGAATCGAGAAGGCCAAGACTACTTTTGAGAATCTCCTGCATAATCCTTCCTCCCTTCTTTCTAAAACCGCTGCCCTTTATGAAGGGACACTATTAACCCGGTTGGGGGAAATGCCTGTAATGATAGCTCTATCTTATTCCACAACCTACAAAAGTCAAGTAGGAGCTTCTTCCTGCCACCCCAAATTTTTTACATTTTAAATCACTCCCGGGACCAGACAAGAGATCGCGTGGCTGGCCAAAATAGGGTGCAAGGATTCGAGGGGCCAAGGGTTAGAGAAGAGTCATAATCTTATGGGCTGGCAGGTGGAATTTGATGGAGTTGGCTGTACCTACAACTTACTTTCTTTCGGCCACGGCTTTCACCTGAGCCTTCAGGTTGATGAGGAAGGGTCTCTCTTCTTGTTCGATCAATTTTTTCTCCACATAGTCTTCCTGGAAGATTTTTTTGACCACTGCCTCCTGGTCTCCTCCCAGAAAATACAACTCCTCTTCGATTCTTCTTCCGAATACTTTGGTGGCCTCGATCGCTTTGGTAACCATTTCCTGGGCACCTTCGGTTAGGACGTAAAAGTGTCCCATCATCAAGAGGTTGATTTCTATTTTCTTCAGTTTCTCAAGGGAAGACAGGTAATCACCATAGCTGGATAGGAATACGGGGCGTACATCAAAGTTGCGATCGAAACTGCCCACCGCCTCTCCCCCCACCAGGGCTTTCAGCAGGGGGATGTAATAAGACACCGCATCGCGGGTGTGTCCAGGGGTAGCAATGACTTGAATCTGGGTCCCGTTCTTCAAATCAATTTCATCCCCGTCTTCAAGGGTCCGGTCCAATTCCAGTCCACGGAAGGTCACATCGGCATCGCCGATCTGGGGCCTGTAGGCTTCCTCCATGTCTTTGCTCAAACTCTGGATCAATTGGACGGCATTAGGCCGCCTGAATATTTCCCCCGCTAAATTGCTGGCCGCGACCTTCAGACCGGGAATGTTTTTTTTCAGAAAAGGCGCGGCTCCGCTATGGTCATAATGGGAATGGGTGAGAAAATTATAGGCCAGCCGGTTGGCGTCCCCCAAATATTTTTTCAGTTCCCTCAGATAAAGGGGGCCCATGAAGGTCATTCCCGCATCGAAGAGAACCGGGCATTTTCCCATGAGAAGATAGGCAGGGAGAGCCGGGCTCCCCAGGGCGTAAAGCTCATCAGAAATTTTTCCTGTGCTCTCCTTGATCATGTTTTCCTTCCTATATCGAAGCATACCCGGTTGTAGTGGCGATCAGGTGAAGCGCGCGACGGGTCGCCCTTACTCCTTTTTTACCATTTTCTCCAGGAGCTGCTCCGCCCGGACGGGGTTGAAGGCCCCGCATTCGCAGCATTTAGCCATTATTCTCGCAGCCTCTTGGGCGGTCAGTCTCCGGATTCTCACATACTCCACCATCTTCCGGATGAGGTTGAAAGAGACCATTCCATGGCCGCATAAAGTGTTCACTTCCAGAATCTCCCTTTCAGGCAACCGGTCCCTCGCACCCCAGATCCCCAGGGAGTGCTCCACGCTGTGCCTCTCCAGGCCAACTCTG contains:
- the rseP gene encoding RIP metalloprotease RseP — protein: VFAGPFFNFLFAVVAFAIVNKVGMPALLPEVGEEKPDYPAFKAGILKGDRILEANGSPLKRWEDLAQIIHESSDRPLLLKVERDKKIFQLSVTPQVSTQKNIFGDEVQVGLIGISPSGNFFTERFDPFTAVYKAVIQSWRITELTVVSIIKIIEGKISVKTIGGPILIAQLAGQQAKAGPLSLIIFMAVISINLVILNVLPIPVLDGWHLLIFLIEGIIGKPVSLKLRERAQQVGIFLIILIMLLVFYNDLSRIIGTQ
- the tsaB gene encoding tRNA (adenosine(37)-N6)-threonylcarbamoyltransferase complex dimerization subunit type 1 TsaB; protein product: MLILAVETSTPTGSVALVEAPLGEKKICPEVKCLGEHTLNLPGTHSEKLMPAIDNLLHEASLSIDDIGGIALALGPGSFTGLRIGVSTVKGLAYALQVPVVGVPTLDALAQNLCYAPSLVCPVLDARKKEVYAALFRGDGGGRLEKISEDWVIAPEDLCSRITEKVIFLGNGIEVYGETFRKKLGPQVLFAYPEFSLPRAVHVARLSLPQFTNGRTLNLFSFTPVYLRRSEAETQYQAQKENT
- a CDS encoding ATP-binding protein, whose protein sequence is MQEILKSSLGLLDSIPATFLLTDVHSQILYVNQKAESFFGYAPDKMEGQRIRILFLEEDWIYFLPNIIFLTRYKNGFDGEALLRQKDGKKIFVHLFTSAFKEKGEVFLSFVFQEIQRLKNMERERLEAERWASLGRMVEEIAHQFRNPIASIGGYSKRLLKEVPFSPQSRSYISQILQETGRLEAILQRVEEYVQIPRSVSKRENIQEVVGTVLRNFSQEAMEKGVALRCQTEGLTGDGQLFADRGLMARALAHILQNSLEAITLNPKRKGEEVVEVALADNGERVEVAVSDRGPGISQKNLGLIFDPFFSTRPDRVGLGLTFVRRAVEEQGGKIQVESRLGKGTKMILHFPKDRRRKIRREWLDPEVMGKEDY
- a CDS encoding MBL fold metallo-hydrolase — encoded protein: MIKESTGKISDELYALGSPALPAYLLMGKCPVLFDAGMTFMGPLYLRELKKYLGDANRLAYNFLTHSHYDHSGAAPFLKKNIPGLKVAASNLAGEIFRRPNAVQLIQSLSKDMEEAYRPQIGDADVTFRGLELDRTLEDGDEIDLKNGTQIQVIATPGHTRDAVSYYIPLLKALVGGEAVGSFDRNFDVRPVFLSSYGDYLSSLEKLKKIEINLLMMGHFYVLTEGAQEMVTKAIEATKVFGRRIEEELYFLGGDQEAVVKKIFQEDYVEKKLIEQEERPFLINLKAQVKAVAERK